The following proteins are co-located in the Acidicapsa acidisoli genome:
- a CDS encoding DUF4142 domain-containing protein, whose protein sequence is MKHVISAVCCLALCSVPALAKGKPMQGSTMTDQQFVEFVAQTDMVEANLGQLAQTASSSQPVKDYAQMLVTDHTNDLHKVQDTAHQMSLNVPNAIDAENNKAMIAPFEKLNGAAFDARYVREMVAGHTKAIAIYKKEAADAQNPALKSYAEETLPVLEKHLAGAKDLEKAKAPAK, encoded by the coding sequence ATGAAACATGTGATTTCAGCCGTTTGCTGCCTCGCTCTTTGTTCGGTTCCTGCGTTAGCCAAAGGGAAGCCCATGCAAGGCTCGACCATGACTGATCAGCAATTTGTCGAGTTCGTTGCACAGACGGACATGGTGGAAGCCAATCTTGGGCAATTGGCGCAAACCGCGTCTTCTTCGCAGCCAGTAAAAGATTATGCCCAGATGCTGGTCACCGATCACACAAACGACCTGCATAAAGTGCAAGACACAGCGCATCAGATGAGCCTCAATGTGCCAAACGCGATCGACGCCGAAAATAATAAGGCGATGATTGCTCCTTTCGAAAAATTGAACGGCGCGGCATTCGATGCTCGTTATGTCCGAGAAATGGTAGCTGGACACACCAAGGCAATAGCCATTTACAAAAAAGAAGCGGCAGATGCACAGAATCCAGCGCTGAAGTCTTATGCGGAGGAGACTTTGCCCGTTCTGGAGAAACATCTTGCCGGTGCGAAAGATCTGGAGAAGGCTAAAGCTCCAGCGAAGTGA
- a CDS encoding dienelactone hydrolase family protein → MTVGDYSQLADTEIHFKAPDEKENRWRSLLKTSFDTPLWAVREAKPADGRYPILIYAPGDSSVSWENADLCEYLASHGYVVLASPSIGVSTRDMTDDLDGINAQARDISFLITYARSLPDTELSAVAVVSWSWGGISSLFASARDPRIDALVEMDGSMRYYPGLVKGTGDVHPERMTIPLLCFTRNVSLEDLENDDIPPADKVGPNVLNAWIHGDLLAVNMLGMAHPEFSSMFQRRESAQRFAENQVADYGREDANTSYAWVALYTLNFLDAYLKHDDSAKGLLEKTPAENGVPNHFMGIKFRPAQKSSGVSGR, encoded by the coding sequence ATGACGGTTGGCGACTATAGCCAACTGGCGGACACGGAGATCCATTTCAAAGCGCCAGATGAGAAAGAGAATCGGTGGCGTTCGTTGCTGAAGACGTCCTTCGACACTCCGCTTTGGGCGGTGCGAGAGGCGAAGCCGGCAGATGGGCGTTATCCCATTCTTATCTATGCTCCCGGCGACTCTTCCGTTTCGTGGGAGAATGCAGATCTGTGCGAGTATCTTGCCAGTCATGGCTACGTCGTTCTTGCAAGCCCGTCTATAGGGGTGTCGACGCGCGACATGACGGATGATCTGGACGGGATCAATGCACAGGCCCGCGACATCTCTTTTCTCATTACGTATGCCAGGTCGCTTCCCGACACCGAGTTATCTGCAGTTGCCGTGGTGAGTTGGAGCTGGGGAGGAATCTCGAGCCTGTTTGCCTCAGCACGAGACCCTCGCATCGATGCCCTGGTGGAGATGGACGGCAGTATGCGCTATTACCCCGGGCTCGTGAAAGGAACCGGAGACGTTCATCCAGAGCGGATGACCATACCGCTTCTTTGCTTCACTCGAAATGTGAGTCTTGAAGATTTGGAAAATGATGACATTCCTCCCGCAGACAAAGTTGGTCCAAACGTCCTCAACGCCTGGATACATGGTGATCTCCTCGCCGTGAATATGCTGGGCATGGCACACCCCGAATTCAGTTCCATGTTCCAGCGGAGGGAGAGTGCACAACGCTTTGCGGAGAATCAGGTAGCCGACTACGGACGCGAGGACGCCAACACGAGTTACGCCTGGGTTGCGCTCTATACTCTGAACTTTCTGGATGCTTACCTGAAGCACGACGATTCTGCGAAGGGGCTTCTGGAAAAGACCCCCGCTGAAAATGGCGTTCCGAATCACTTTATGGGCATCAAGTTTCGTCCTGCGCAGAAATCATCTGGCGTGAGCGGCAGGTAA
- the dnaG gene encoding DNA primase: MSDFAQTVKQQADIVKVIGGYIRLRQAGAQRFTGLCPFHKEKSPSFSVNAARQYFYCFGCHESGDVFSFVGKIENQSFPESVRTVAQKCGIPLPKREYNSPEEAAEASQRRKLLDLHETAAAWFQEQLQSPEGALAREYLAGRGVAPEAIKLFRLGYAPDNFNGLRDRLSPMADAETLRASGLFSWKEQGDGTGAAQPGRLYDRFRKRVMFPICNESGKVIAFTARTLDTGDKAGPKYINSPETPLYSKGQVLFNLDKAKAQIRAMEFALLVEGQMDCISVFMRGIQNVIATSGTAFTEQQVGLLRRQTGNVVVNFDPDAAGANAAEKSISLLTEEGFTIKVVTLDGGLDPDRFIRERGVEAYVAAIRGARRQSDYLIDRARQNFPGASSDAKIKAMNYLMPHIRRIPQKLERDQFAHDAAQKLGIDSAVLREEIRQAALKRQDHIEARAESQSGAGLMAFEKFFIEAACNDQKSPEEYEELHANLRDFDEKMQVAARADWQQQVLQNLPAGLFEQLVVRRQNQDIEATGATEEQRVLLRKVFLEPGEHIRTHEQDLEIVKDLEIQALKWTIGQKRAVVDMATDRNSMENIRISQEILQLERKLRELECM, from the coding sequence GTGTCCGACTTCGCACAAACCGTTAAACAGCAGGCTGACATTGTCAAAGTGATCGGCGGATATATCCGCCTGCGCCAGGCCGGGGCGCAAAGGTTTACGGGGCTTTGCCCATTTCACAAGGAAAAATCGCCTTCTTTTTCGGTGAATGCCGCGCGGCAGTATTTCTACTGCTTTGGATGTCACGAATCTGGTGACGTTTTTAGCTTTGTCGGCAAGATCGAGAACCAGAGCTTTCCGGAATCTGTGCGCACAGTGGCTCAGAAGTGCGGGATTCCGCTGCCGAAACGCGAGTACAACAGTCCGGAAGAGGCTGCGGAAGCCAGCCAACGGCGCAAGCTGCTCGACCTGCACGAGACTGCGGCGGCGTGGTTCCAGGAGCAACTGCAATCGCCGGAGGGCGCGCTGGCTCGCGAATATCTGGCAGGCCGTGGGGTTGCGCCGGAGGCGATCAAACTCTTCCGGCTGGGATATGCGCCGGATAACTTCAACGGGCTGCGAGACCGGCTGTCCCCAATGGCCGACGCGGAAACGCTGCGAGCCTCGGGATTATTCAGTTGGAAGGAGCAGGGCGATGGGACGGGCGCTGCGCAGCCGGGAAGGCTCTACGATCGCTTCCGCAAGCGGGTGATGTTCCCGATCTGCAATGAATCGGGCAAGGTCATCGCGTTCACGGCGCGAACGCTCGATACGGGCGACAAGGCTGGGCCGAAGTATATCAACTCGCCGGAAACGCCGCTCTATTCCAAGGGGCAGGTGCTGTTTAACCTCGACAAGGCTAAGGCTCAGATCCGGGCGATGGAGTTTGCGCTGCTGGTGGAGGGCCAGATGGACTGCATCTCGGTCTTTATGCGCGGCATTCAGAATGTGATTGCAACTTCAGGGACTGCTTTTACCGAGCAGCAGGTCGGACTGCTGCGACGCCAGACGGGTAATGTGGTGGTGAACTTCGATCCGGACGCAGCCGGGGCGAATGCGGCGGAGAAATCTATCTCGCTGCTCACGGAAGAGGGATTCACGATCAAGGTGGTGACCCTGGACGGCGGTCTGGACCCGGACCGCTTCATCCGCGAGCGAGGCGTGGAGGCGTACGTTGCAGCGATTCGCGGGGCGCGCCGCCAGTCGGATTATCTGATCGATCGGGCGCGGCAGAATTTTCCCGGCGCAAGCTCCGATGCGAAGATCAAGGCGATGAACTACCTGATGCCGCACATCCGGCGGATTCCGCAGAAGCTGGAGCGGGACCAGTTTGCGCATGACGCGGCGCAGAAGCTCGGGATCGACTCGGCTGTCTTGCGGGAGGAGATTCGACAGGCTGCGCTGAAGCGGCAGGATCATATCGAAGCTCGTGCGGAGAGCCAGTCCGGGGCCGGGCTGATGGCCTTTGAGAAGTTTTTCATCGAGGCGGCGTGCAACGACCAGAAGTCGCCGGAGGAGTACGAGGAGCTGCACGCGAACCTGCGCGATTTCGACGAAAAGATGCAGGTTGCGGCGCGGGCGGACTGGCAGCAGCAGGTGCTGCAGAATCTACCTGCCGGGCTGTTTGAGCAGCTTGTGGTGCGACGCCAGAATCAGGATATTGAGGCTACGGGAGCGACGGAGGAGCAGCGGGTGCTGCTGCGCAAGGTCTTTCTGGAGCCTGGAGAGCATATCCGCACGCACGAGCAGGATCTAGAGATCGTGAAGGATCTGGAGATTCAGGCGCTGAAATGGACGATCGGCCAGAAGCGGGCGGTTGTGGATATGGCCACTGATCGTAACTCGATGGAGAACATTCGTATCTCGCAGGAGATTCTGCAACTAGAGCGGAAGCTGCGGGAACTGGAGTGTATGTAG